TAGAGTGGTTCAAGGGCACCGACAGAAAATTATGCTGGTGGCCACCAGCCACACTCCTGAATGTAACCAAGGCTGTGAAAGAGTTAACACCACCAGCCAAAAACTGGATTCTCTGCAATGTGCGTGCTATGGGAGACGCAGGTAACTTTtccagttaatttatttttttcctgtcagtTTGCATCAATTTCTCTATATTGtccttctctttttcctctctgtgcTAGTCCACTCTGGATGCTTTCTTCTCCACTCTGTGCACTCGGTTGTCCTCTCTGTTCTCTCTGATCTCATGTCTTTCTACACAGTTCTCTGCTTCTTTTCATTCTCTGTCCTCACAtggcttagtttttttttttttttaacaaattaatctAATGTATTctggaaaaatattttctttttgacatCTTCTTCGGAGGGGTATAAGGAGCTTGATTAGACCTTATTGATTACATTATAATGGTTGAaaataatttggaatgaagGGTTTTAAATGATGTTTAATGTCAACTCATAGGCTAGCAACAGTAATGCAACAACAAATAAGTAGTAGCTGACACAAACATGTactcttattaaaaaaaaagaataaagcacTGCATAATGTTATTGATTTGCTATTGTTTAAGGCTTCAAGCCACTGAATAGTGTTCAGATAAGTAGAGGGATGCGCTTTTTGCTTAGTGCATTATATATCAAATACCCACCTCAGAAAAATTATATGAGCTGAGACTCAAAACTGTGGTACGATGTGAACCATGCATTTTGTGATCAATAGCAgcccttttttttatcaccaaTGTAAATATagttctgtttaaatatttgccTCACTCCTTTTATTTTGTGTCGTTGTATTACAGCCACTTATACAGATGCCAGGGTGAAACTCCATCAAGCTGAATATACATCAGACCTGACAGACACTGACGATCGCTTGAGAAAGAGAAAGTAAGTGTTTTGGGAAATGCGGGTTAAGGGCCATTTCCTCTAGAAATAATGTGGAGGCAGTTTATATGGATTAGTTTATGTTAACCTCTATAGGGGAAGTGCAAAACTCTTCGAAAGCCAACAGAGCAAGCAACTAGAATCAAGTGAGAATTCTGATTCGGAGGAGGAATTTCCACCCACTCCCCGTGAAAAACTCCTTGGGCTAGCAGCAAAGCAAATGATCAGCCCCACTGCCCAGCGAGTTGCCAGTTCCACTATCCAGCAGGACGCCAGCCCCACTGCCCAGAGTCTTGCAACCCCCGGTTGTGAAGCCATGTTCTCTAAACTTCTTACAATTCTAGAAGAAGTGAAGGAGACCCAGCGGGTTCACAGTAAGATATTAAATGCCCTACTGAAGAAGCAAGAGGCACCAGTGATGGAGGTTCCTGAAGGAGTGGCCTTCCCTCTGCAAACTCAAGCTGATGTTGAGGCTCTCGATGAGAAACTGAAAGACCGCAGTCTAATGTCTACTGTTGtaagtttacattttttttttttttttctccaaagtgattTGCTCTAGGCTAAAATATGTATTGCATtacaataaattacataaaggCTACAACTTCAAATATATTTGTTTGACATTCCAGCTGAATCTTTAATGCTTGTTGTGTGAATGCATTAAGCATTCACATTatagtttcccttttttttctttgttatgtctttttcctgtttttcgtTATAGTTATGGTTAATGCGTTCAGCATTTACGCTATagttttcttctattttcttcTATCTTTCTTCAATCATTTATGGTTTATATAGAGTAGAACTGCAATCCTTTGGTCTGAAATTGTCGTTAGTATGGCTCCACGCAACCTCTTGATACTGGCGGAGATTGCTGAAGCATTAGTCCAAAGAGGTTTGCACAAACAAGGAGGCTTTTACCCACCGATGCAGGTAcatttccaataaaaaaaaaaaaatggaaccaGGCATTTAGCAGAGGCTCCGATGACAGGGGACGATGTAAGGGGATGTGGGTTAATACACCCAACAACCAGACATTTTGACTTGTCTGCTTACAACTTTGGCATGATTAAACCTGGACTACAAAATCGAAGCGAGCGGAAAAAATGGTGGATCATGAAACTGTTTACCCGGACGTCCATGACCATATTTAGCAGACCCGCAGCAAATATTGCGACGTAATAggcaaaaaaatgtaatacCGAATGGAGAAAGCTAAACAGATTGAAAAATATGACCAAAAAGAATACTAAGATATATACGCAGCACCAGGTgagaataaattacatttttctgcacTTCTAAACCctcaagaaacacaaaaacttgtatttaagggcttaaaaaagtggattttgcATGATATGTCCCCTTTAAAATTGCTGCAATGTACAGATTTTGAGCGATTCTGCTCCAAATGACAAAAAGTCTGCCATAGACTTCTATTGTAAAGACTCTCAGAATAACTATCTCTCCACTGTCTGTCTGCATATCTGTCTTTGTCTCATCTCTCTCTGTGTCCATCAGTCTCATCTAGCTATCTTTCTATCTACAATGCCTCTATCTAGCTATCCTCTCTCTAATCAGCAGCAGGTGGCATTCCTTGAACAGTGCTGATATGGTGTCATTTAGTGTCTATAGGCATGTTGACAAGGGACGTCACGCCCACTTGCTCTTTGACCCAGTTTCCAGTTGGAGGGCAAAAAAGCCGGTGCCCTCCACTGTCAGACGACGTGAAGTTGACAGCAAGTTACGCTAAATCTAAATCTCGCcctgaaatattattaaatcagtATGGTTAACACGTGTAGCGCTGTAGGCTGCACAAATAGATGAAAGAAGGACAGTCATGTCAAATTTAATAGGTTTCGAGCGGATGTAAAACGCTGAAAGCAGTGGATAACAGCCATGAGGAGAATGTGACTGGATATGAATTCTTACTCTGCTTTGCATGAGCAGTGGGCAGACACTACGTAGCTTCTTATAATTtttccaagcagatccacacctGATGCTTCCGTTTCTTGTCGGTTATCTTCTGCGATGGCATTACGGCACACTTTAAGAAACACACTACGTTCATGCGTTCATTGCTGTGGTACAATATCTGCCCCACATGTCCAGACACAAAGAAGTTATGGCCATCTAGTGACTTGTATGCCTTCATCGCCTCTGCTGTATAAATTCCTGGCGTGTTAATGAGGTAGTTGTAGATATCGCCATACTGAACTGGCGGTCATTTCTGAGGACTGTCAACCCATAGATCGTCAGCTATTTTAAATGGGTCTGTAAGCTTTTCGCTAAATACAGTTAGCTTTGTGCTGTACCTTTCACGATCATCTGCACAAAGATGATCTAAATTAGTAAAACCtaaatctttagttttcattatgtgAACAGATTTGGTCAAAATGACGATATACTTGTACACTACAATGTTTTGGTCATCACGAAAGCAGAGCTTTTTGCCCGCCAGCGTAGTGCGCATGCGCGGGATCACCGGACGTAAACAATAACATTCAACGTGCCTATATACAAATGTAGCTGTTCTCTATCGCTCTCACACACAtgtaacataaaacacatacatgtaatgaggtgaatagatatGTTCACTTTATGTTTTTGCCCCTTAAACTTCACAATGACTTCGGTTCAGTCCTGTCCAGCTAGATGATGAACCTCATTCAATTTCCACttaaactttgttttagctGTCTTCCTGCCTTTTACAATTATTTAAGTatactgtactttttttttttattaatacacCAGTTTGACCTTTTTATGCTTCCAGCATGTTTTCAGTGTCATTACTTCTGCTAATTCTTCAACAAACAAACGGTTCAGACATCTGTCTACCATTTTTAACAATATTACAACATCTCAAGCTATTTCATTTGCATTTCAGTGTAACACCTTCAGCATAAACGCATTCACACTGCTGTTTGCCGTTTGCAAAaccagcattttcttgttgtctttGCAGTTAGTCTaaacctttctttttcctccttttggCTCTCATCCTTAGGCTGCCGTGGTAGCAGATGTAGGGGGCACAAGTGTAGATGACGCAACAAGGCGAATGATGAAATTCCTTCTGTCAAACGAGCTGGCATTGGACTACAACCTGTTCGGCCGTCACGGAAAAAAGAAGTTTAAGGACTTGCGTCTTTTCAGTGTTGTATATGGTAAGTAATTTGGAAAAGAACTGTCACAAGATGAAAATGTCAATGTGTAAACAAccttattctttctttttggaaTAAGATGCGCTGAAACTTGTATAGTAATGACACCAGTTTATTGGAAGGTATGGCAAGCGTTTGTATTAATATTATAAAGTGTAACTATACCCCCTAACTGTGGCATAACTTCgcccactgccaaattttgaaaaatgcccGAAACTGCTggagtggaggaggagaggggaggcAGTGGTCAGGGGGCAGAGAGTCGCCAGGTCCATAATACACTGGAAGCCTGAGACTCTTTGATGAAAGAGGACAATTAGAAACTCAGTTGAGCATATGGAGGAGTTTTTATCCACCCAAAATTATTAAATTGGATTGTACAGATCAGTAAAATCAAGCAGCGTTTTCCACTGCCGTCTATCAGCTGATCGCTGTTCAGCCCGATGTGGACTCCAGCGATTCATATGAGGCAGATTCAAAATTACGATCACTGTGGCCATTTCGCAAATTTCTTTGAGGAACACAGAGCCAAAGAGAGGGGCAGCGTGGCAGCCGTGAAGTTCCTGTCCTGGTTGGGGGATAACTTTTCTCCACCAAGGGCAAAAACAATGAAACTCCTCACACAAAATCCCAGTTTTTCACAGCTAAGTGAACAACCTTAGCTGCAGGTACACACATTTTTGTGTATGCATGCCCGTCCCACAGCTTAACTCATTCCAGATAGTAACCATTTGGGTTAGTCTATATAAGTGGTGATTATCCTTTAGTTCAGGGGATTTCTTCATTGGCCTTAGAAATTTACCAGGTTCTGCAGatcagtttttctatttttagattCTTGACTTTTCATACTAAACCTTTTTTAACACCAGGTCGGTATCCAGAGTCCTTCATAATCCATCCACTTTCAACACCACTAGCgtaaaaagaaacatattcTTTTGCATTCTttcctgtaatgcttttaatgttttatgtaaagcactttaaattgtcctgtacatgaactgtgctatacaaataaacttatcTTGCCTTGCCTTCAGTCCCACTGGCTAGGGCTTATATCCAGAATAAGAAGGCTACAGTGTTTATATATGATTCCCATTCAACactttgaagcagcagcttctTTCCCAGTTTAGCATTCTCTCACTGAATTCTGCattaaatttggatttttcatACAGTAGCAGTTTTAACACTGTCTGTGGTCAGTAGATGATGAAGAGTTAATGCGCAAAGCTCTAGCACTATCAGAGATATCAAAAGCTCAGAGGATCGGGTGATTTCTCTCCCTAAATTCCTTCGTCAGGCAAAGCAGTACCAGTACGATGAGACTGAGCCATGCCTAAAATTAGCACTGCTGGCTGGGCAGAGACCTATCTAGAGACCCGCTGATGAACAGTCATGATGATTCCATTGACGGCGTCTGGGTGGCCGGTGCAGCTGTACTGGTTGGAGCATCACCGAgtctattttttatgtttttgtaacaAAACCATGAAATAGCTAAATTGAAATTActctaagaaaaagaaattgtttgTGTTTCAACACCCTTCAAATTTCTGACCAAtatctatctagctatctaGCTATGGTGGCCATGGcaattttcatcattttcatcatcagtTTTGGGAGACACAGTAAAGAGAGGCTATCGtactattttttacatttttaatattttcatgataatattcttatttatttgtaatctaTCACACTGAAGTGTAACATAGCTGAAAGATAGATCTTAACAAATATGTTTtctatttgattttgttttttatcattgtttCAGCTGAACtggtaaaaaatatatacatatatatatatcatatacaAGGAAAATCAGATGATTTCTCACATAATTTTCTTCATCAGGACAGTCGGACCAATGATACACCAGCTGTCACGCAGGTGCATGATATTGATGTTCAGATTGATATTCTGCTTCTGATTTTCAAAATCTAAACTGTGGAGCTTCGCTAATGCCCCAATATAAGAACATGAGTATTTGTGTGTGGCTCCGCATCACCTGTAAAATAAAAGCTTTCTATTCCATATTTATATGGATCTCTGATTCGCCTAAATACTGCAAACTGCATTTATCATTAAGgcaaacatccatccatccattatcttgaccgcttttccatttcgggtcgcgggtgagctggagcctatcccagcattttaacaggtgagaggcaggtacaccctggacaggttaccagtctgtcgcagggccaacacagatagacaaacaaccattcacacacacactcactcctagggagaatttggagtgtccaattaacctatcatgcatgtctttggacggtgggaggaagccggagaacccggagagaacccacacatacacggggagaacatgcaaactccacacagaaaggccaccgccctcaaggttcgaacctccccccagccaacattcgaaccagcgaccttc
This region of Melanotaenia boesemani isolate fMelBoe1 chromosome 13, fMelBoe1.pri, whole genome shotgun sequence genomic DNA includes:
- the LOC121651345 gene encoding uncharacterized protein LOC121651345; its protein translation is MGDAATYTDARVKLHQAEYTSDLTDTDDRLRKRKGSAKLFESQQSKQLESSENSDSEEEFPPTPREKLLGLAAKQMISPTAQRVASSTIQQDASPTAQSLATPGCEAMFSKLLTILEEVKETQRVHSKILNALLKKQEAPVMEVPEGVAFPLQTQADVEALDEKLKDRSLMSTVAAVVADVGGTSVDDATRRMMKFLLSNELALDYNLFGRHGKKKFKDLRLFSVVYEALKKNTLTAQVNQQEAERALSKWFTGARDRGGRRASRQPMQT